One Kitasatospora sp. MAP12-44 DNA segment encodes these proteins:
- a CDS encoding YggS family pyridoxal phosphate-dependent enzyme — protein sequence MTNHQDQEFPAGRLEELRYGLTAVQHRIDTACAAAGRPSSEVTLVVVTKTYPASDTRLLASLGVREVAENRDQDAAPKAADCADLPLTWHFVGQLQTNKVRSVVRYAHHVHSVDRSRLVEALGAAVRAAERPELGCLVQVALDKEGGHGEGRAGVAPEDVLALADKIADTPGLRLDGVMTVAPLAGPLAGDPVAAFTRLAEISTAVRASHPAATMVSAGMSGDLEQAVAAGATHVRVGTAVLGVRSPLG from the coding sequence ATGACGAACCACCAGGATCAGGAGTTCCCGGCGGGCCGGCTGGAGGAGCTGCGCTACGGACTGACCGCCGTGCAGCACCGGATCGACACGGCGTGCGCCGCGGCCGGTCGCCCGAGCTCGGAGGTGACCCTGGTCGTGGTCACCAAGACCTACCCGGCCTCGGACACCCGGCTGCTGGCCTCGCTCGGCGTCCGCGAGGTGGCCGAGAACCGCGACCAGGACGCCGCCCCGAAGGCAGCCGACTGCGCGGACCTGCCGCTGACCTGGCACTTCGTCGGACAGTTGCAGACGAATAAAGTGCGCTCCGTGGTCCGCTACGCGCACCATGTCCACTCGGTTGACCGGTCGCGGCTGGTCGAGGCGCTGGGCGCGGCCGTCCGCGCCGCCGAACGCCCGGAGCTCGGCTGCCTGGTGCAGGTCGCGCTCGACAAGGAGGGCGGGCATGGCGAGGGCCGGGCCGGGGTCGCCCCCGAGGACGTCCTCGCCCTGGCGGACAAGATCGCCGACACGCCCGGGCTGCGCCTGGACGGTGTGATGACGGTCGCTCCGCTGGCGGGACCGCTGGCCGGCGATCCGGTGGCGGCGTTTACGCGCCTGGCGGAAATCTCAACCGCCGTACGCGCGAGCCATCCTGCTGCCACGATGGTTTCCGCAGGGATGAGTGGAGACCTTGAGCAGGCTGTTGCCGCCGGAGCGACACATGTACGCGTCGGTACGGCGGTGCTCGGAGTGCGGTCACCGCTCGGGTAA